From the genome of Apodemus sylvaticus chromosome 3, mApoSyl1.1, whole genome shotgun sequence, one region includes:
- the Czib gene encoding CXXC motif containing zinc binding protein isoform X1, with protein sequence MFSLLTQWSFLFLPHFGSGGVYLNLGPHASTLPDVKSFQLLMKCGNCGEISEKWQYIRLMDSVALKGGRGSASMVQKCKLCARENSIEILSSTIKSYNAEDNEKFKTIVEFECRGLEPVDFQPQAGFAAEGVESRTVFSDINLQEKDWTDYDEKAKESVGIFEVTHQFVKC encoded by the exons atgttcaGCCTCCTCACACAGTGGAGTTTTCTGTTTTTACCCCACTTTGGTTCTGGGGGTGTCTATCTGAATTTGGGACCGCATGCTAGCACTCTTCCTGATGTGAAATCCTTCCAGCTCTTG ATGAAATGTGGCAACTGTGGTGAGATTTCAGAGAAGTGGCAATATATCCGGCTGATG GACAGCGTGGCGCTGAAAGGAGGCCGAGGCAGTGCCTCCATGGTCCAGAAGTGCAAGCTGTGTGCACGGGAAAACTCTATTG AAATTTTGAGCAGCACCATCAAGTCTTACAAT GCTGAAGACAACGAGAAGTTCAAGACGATAGTGGAGTTTGAGTGCCGGGGCCTTGAACCAGTTGACTTCCAGCCTCAG GCTGGGTTTGCTGCTGAAGGTGTGGAGTCGAGGACAGTCTTCAGTGACATTAATCTGCAAGAAAAG GACTGGACAGACTATGATGAAAAGGCTAAGGAGTCTGTGGGGATTTTCGAGGTCACCCATCAGTTTGTGAAGTGCTGA
- the Czib gene encoding CXXC motif containing zinc binding protein isoform X4 has protein sequence MGKIALQLKATLENVTNLRPVGEDFRWYLKDSVALKGGRGSASMVQKCKLCARENSIEILSSTIKSYNAEDNEKFKTIVEFECRGLEPVDFQPQAGFAAEGVESRTVFSDINLQEKDWTDYDEKAKESVGIFEVTHQFVKC, from the exons ATGGGG AAAATCGCCCTGCAGCTCAAAGCCACGCTGGAGAACGTCACGAACCTTCGGCCAGTGGGCGAGGACTTCCGGTGGTACCTGAAG GACAGCGTGGCGCTGAAAGGAGGCCGAGGCAGTGCCTCCATGGTCCAGAAGTGCAAGCTGTGTGCACGGGAAAACTCTATTG AAATTTTGAGCAGCACCATCAAGTCTTACAAT GCTGAAGACAACGAGAAGTTCAAGACGATAGTGGAGTTTGAGTGCCGGGGCCTTGAACCAGTTGACTTCCAGCCTCAG GCTGGGTTTGCTGCTGAAGGTGTGGAGTCGAGGACAGTCTTCAGTGACATTAATCTGCAAGAAAAG GACTGGACAGACTATGATGAAAAGGCTAAGGAGTCTGTGGGGATTTTCGAGGTCACCCATCAGTTTGTGAAGTGCTGA
- the Cpt2 gene encoding carnitine O-palmitoyltransferase 2, mitochondrial → MMPRLLLRDWSRCPSFVLGAPSRPLSAVSGPAEYLQHSIVPTMHYQDSLPRLPIPKLEDTMKRYLSAQKPLLNDTQFRKTEMLCKNFESGIGKELHAHLLAQDKQNKHTSYISGPWFDMYLTARDSVVLNFNPFMAFNPDPKPGYNDQLTRATNLTVSAVRFLKTLRAGLLEPEVFHLNPAKSDTDAFKRLIRFVPPSLSWYGAYLVNAYPLDMSQYFRLFNSTRIPKPSRDELFTDTKARHLLVLRKGHFYVFDVLDQDGNIVNPSEIQAHLKYILSDDRSVPEFPLAYLTSENRDVWAELRQKLILGGNEETLRKVDSAVFCLCLDDFPMKNLVHLSHTMLHGDGTNRWFDKSFNLIVAKDGTAAVHFEHAWGDGVAVLRFFNEVFKDSTQTPAVAPQSQPAATDSSVSVQKLSFKLSSALKAGITAAKEKFDTTIKTLTIDSVQFQRGGKEFLKKKKLSPDAVAQLAFQMAFLRQYGQTVATYESCSTAAFKHGRTETIRPASVFTKRCSEAFVREPSKHSVDELQHMIAECSKYHGQLTKEAAMGQGFDRHLFALRYLATARGVTLPELYLDPAYQQINHNILSTSTLNSPAVSLGGFAPVVPDGFGIAYAVHDDWIGCNVSSYSGRNAREFLHCVQKCLEDMFDALEGKAIKT, encoded by the exons GCTGCCTATCCCTAAACTTGAAGACACCATGAAGAGATACCTCAGTGCACAGAAGCCTCTCTTGAATGACACCCAGTTCAG gaaaacagaaatgctGTGTAAGAATTTTGAGAGCGGCATTGGGAAGGAGCTGCACGCCCACTTGCTTGCTCAGGATAAGCAGAATAAGCACACCAGCTACATCtcag gCCCCTGGTTTGATATGTATTTAACTGCTCGAGATTCTGTCGTTTTAAACTTTAATCCATTTATGGCGTTCAATCCAGACCCGAAGCCTGGGTATAATGATCAGCTCACCAGGGCCACCAACTTGACTGTTTCTGCAGTGCGGTTTCTGAAGACACTTCGGGCTGGCCTTCTAGAGCCAGAAGTATTCCACCTGAACCCTGCCAAAAGTGACACAGATGCCTTCAAAAGACTCATACGCTTtgttcctccctctctgtcctggtacgGAGCCTACCTGGTCAACGCGTATCCCCTGGATATGTCCCAGTATTTTCGGCTTTTCAATTCAACTCGTATACCCAAACCCAGTCGTGATGAACTCTTTACTGATACCAAGGCCAGACACCTGCTGGTCCTAAGAAAAGGACATTTCTATGTCTTTGATGTCCTTGATCAAGATGGGAACATTGTGAACCCCTCAGAAATTCAGGCACATCTAAAGTACATTCTCTCAGACGACAGGTCTGTGCCCGAGTTTCCCCTGGCATATTTGACCAGTGAGAACCGAGATGTTTGGGCAGAGCTCAGACAGAAGTTGATTCTTGGTGGCAACGAGGAAACCCTGAGGAAAGTGGACTCTGctgtcttctgcctctgcctagaTGACTTCCCGATGAAGAACCTTGTTCACCTGTCACACACCATGCTGCATGGCGATGGCACGAACCGCTGGTTTGATAAGTCCTTTAATCTCATCGTAGCCAAGGACGGCACTGCTGCCGTCCACTTTGAGCATGCGTGGGGGGATGGAGTGGCAGTGCTCAGGTTTTTCAATGAAGTGTTCAAAGACAGCACTCAGACCCCTGCCGTCGCTCCCCAGAGCCAGCCAGCCGCCACCGACTCCTCTGTGTCTGTGCAGAAACTCAGCTTTAAGCTCAGCAGTGCTCTAAAGGCTGGCATCACTGCTGCTAAGGAGAAGTTTGATACCACCATAAAAACCCTCACCATTGACTCCGTTCAGTTCCAGAGAGGTGGCAAGGAATtcttgaagaagaagaagctgagcCCAGATGCGGTGGCCCAGCTGGCCTTCCAGATGGCTTTCCTGCGGCAGTACGGCCAGACAGTGGCTACCTATGAATCCTGCAGCACCGCAGCCTTCAAGCATGGCCGCACAGAGACTATCCGCCCAGCTTCCGTCTTCACTAAGAGATGCTCCGAAGCGTTTGTCAGGGAGCCCTCCAAGCACAGTGTGGACGAGCTTCAGCACATGATAGCCGAGTGCTCCAAATACCATGGCCAGCTGACCAAAGAAGCAGCGATGG GCCAGGGCTTTGACCGCCACTTGTTTGCTCTACGgtatctggcaacagccagagGGGTCACCTTACCTGAGCTCTATCTGGACCCTGCATACCAGCAGATAAACCACAACATCCTGTCCACCAGCACTCTGAACAGCCCGGCAGTAAGCCTTGGTGGCTTTGCCCCTGTGGTCCCTGACGGCTTTGGCATCGCGTATGCTGTTCACGATGACTGGATCGGCTGCAACGTCTCCTCCTACTCGGGACGCAATGCCCGGGAGTTTCTCCACTGTGTCCAGAAGTGCTTGGAAGACATGTTCGATGCCCTGGAAGGCAAAGCCATCAAAACTTAG
- the Czib gene encoding CXXC motif containing zinc binding protein isoform X2 gives MGKIALQLKATLENVTNLRPVGEDFRWYLKMKCGNCGEISEKWQYIRLMDSVALKGGRGSASMVQKCKLCARENSIEILSSTIKSYNAEDNEKFKTIVEFECRGLEPVDFQPQAGFAAEGVESRTVFSDINLQEKDWTDYDEKAKESVGIFEVTHQFVKC, from the exons ATGGGG AAAATCGCCCTGCAGCTCAAAGCCACGCTGGAGAACGTCACGAACCTTCGGCCAGTGGGCGAGGACTTCCGGTGGTACCTGAAG ATGAAATGTGGCAACTGTGGTGAGATTTCAGAGAAGTGGCAATATATCCGGCTGATG GACAGCGTGGCGCTGAAAGGAGGCCGAGGCAGTGCCTCCATGGTCCAGAAGTGCAAGCTGTGTGCACGGGAAAACTCTATTG AAATTTTGAGCAGCACCATCAAGTCTTACAAT GCTGAAGACAACGAGAAGTTCAAGACGATAGTGGAGTTTGAGTGCCGGGGCCTTGAACCAGTTGACTTCCAGCCTCAG GCTGGGTTTGCTGCTGAAGGTGTGGAGTCGAGGACAGTCTTCAGTGACATTAATCTGCAAGAAAAG GACTGGACAGACTATGATGAAAAGGCTAAGGAGTCTGTGGGGATTTTCGAGGTCACCCATCAGTTTGTGAAGTGCTGA
- the Czib gene encoding CXXC motif containing zinc binding protein isoform X5, whose translation MKCGNCGEISEKWQYIRLMDSVALKGGRGSASMVQKCKLCARENSIEILSSTIKSYNAEDNEKFKTIVEFECRGLEPVDFQPQAGFAAEGVESRTVFSDINLQEKDWTDYDEKAKESVGIFEVTHQFVKC comes from the exons ATGAAATGTGGCAACTGTGGTGAGATTTCAGAGAAGTGGCAATATATCCGGCTGATG GACAGCGTGGCGCTGAAAGGAGGCCGAGGCAGTGCCTCCATGGTCCAGAAGTGCAAGCTGTGTGCACGGGAAAACTCTATTG AAATTTTGAGCAGCACCATCAAGTCTTACAAT GCTGAAGACAACGAGAAGTTCAAGACGATAGTGGAGTTTGAGTGCCGGGGCCTTGAACCAGTTGACTTCCAGCCTCAG GCTGGGTTTGCTGCTGAAGGTGTGGAGTCGAGGACAGTCTTCAGTGACATTAATCTGCAAGAAAAG GACTGGACAGACTATGATGAAAAGGCTAAGGAGTCTGTGGGGATTTTCGAGGTCACCCATCAGTTTGTGAAGTGCTGA
- the Czib gene encoding CXXC motif containing zinc binding protein isoform X3, with protein sequence MFSLLTQWSFLFLPHFGSGGVYLNLGPHASTLPDVKSFQLLMKCGNCGEISEKWQYIRLMDSVALKGGRGSASMVQKCKLCARENSIEILSSTIKSYNAEDNEKFKTIVEFECRGLEPVDFQPQAGFAAEGVESRTVFSDINLQEKEQ encoded by the exons atgttcaGCCTCCTCACACAGTGGAGTTTTCTGTTTTTACCCCACTTTGGTTCTGGGGGTGTCTATCTGAATTTGGGACCGCATGCTAGCACTCTTCCTGATGTGAAATCCTTCCAGCTCTTG ATGAAATGTGGCAACTGTGGTGAGATTTCAGAGAAGTGGCAATATATCCGGCTGATG GACAGCGTGGCGCTGAAAGGAGGCCGAGGCAGTGCCTCCATGGTCCAGAAGTGCAAGCTGTGTGCACGGGAAAACTCTATTG AAATTTTGAGCAGCACCATCAAGTCTTACAAT GCTGAAGACAACGAGAAGTTCAAGACGATAGTGGAGTTTGAGTGCCGGGGCCTTGAACCAGTTGACTTCCAGCCTCAG GCTGGGTTTGCTGCTGAAGGTGTGGAGTCGAGGACAGTCTTCAGTGACATTAATCTGCAAGAAAAG GAGCAGTAG
- the Magoh gene encoding protein mago nashi homolog, with protein MESDFYLRYYVGHKGKFGHEFLEFEFRPDGKLRYANNSNYKNDVMIRKEAYVHKSVMEELKRIIDDSEITKEDDALWPPPDRVGRQELEIVIGDEHISFTTSKIGSLIDVNQSKDPEGLRVFYYLVQDLKCLVFSLIGLHFKIKPI; from the exons ATGGAGAGTGATTTTTACCTACGTTACTACGTAGGTCACAAAGGCAAGTTCGGCCATGAGTTCCTGGAGTTTGAATTTCGACCTGACG GTAAACTGCGATATGCCAACAACAGCAATTACAAAAATGACGTCATGATCAGGAAAGAG GCTTATGTACATAAAAGTGTGATGGAAGAATTAAAGAGAATTATTGATGACAGTGAAATCACCAAAGAAGATGATGCTCTGTGGCCCCCTCCTGATCGAGTGGGCCGGCAG gaGCTTGAAATCGTCATTGGAGATGAACACATTTCTTTTACAACATCAAAAATTGGTTCCCTTATTGATGTCAACCAGTCCAA gGATCCAGAAGGTTTACGAGTGTTTTATTATCTTGTCCAGGACCTGAAGTGTTTAGTCTTCAGTCTGATTGGATTACACTTCAAGATTAAACCAATCTAG